The region GCCCACCGACACGACCGATGGGGACCATGCAGCGATGCCGGCTCCCGAAGCCCTGGCAAGCGGCGCGACGACCGTCTCGAACGAGTGGATGCCGTTCGGCGGAGTCGAGCTCTGGCTCACGCGCCGGGTGGCGCTCTTGGGAGAGCTGAAGTGGACGCCGTCAGTCGTCAAAGCCGACGGCATGGTGGAGTCGGTCTGGAGTGCGCGATCTGGGGTGCGCGTCTTCTTCGCGCCCTATCTGTCCGCCGACGTGGGAGTCCAGTACCAGGAGGACTTCGACACGGTGGCAGACACGAACCTGGAGGCGCGCATCAGCCTGCTCGTGCCGGTTCATCAGTTGCTGCGACGGCGATAGGAACGGAACCTCAGCGCCGGGGCGTGCGGTTCAACCAGAGGTCGAGGCGCGGCGTGTTCCAGCAGTAGGGCTTGGCGGCGATGTCCGGCTTCCCGTCGCCGTCGAAGTCGCCGACTTTGCCCTCGTGGACGCCTCTTTCTCGCGCGAGCTCGGTGGGCGTGAAGTTCCCGGTTCCGTCACCGAGGAACACCCACATGGTCGCGTCGGGATTCTGGTTCGCGCCGGGCTGGAGCTCCCGCATTTCCCCGGCGAAGATGTCGAGGGCTCCATCACCATCGAAGTCGGCAATCGCAAGGCTGTGCGTGTGGTAGACGTCGTCGTCGAGGAGCTCGTGCGCGACCCATGAGCTCGTCCGACGTGGATCGCCCTGAAAGGAGTACCAGCGGAGCCTGCCCACAACATCGCTCGGGCCCATCACGACTTCGAGTCGACCGTCGCCGTTCAGATCAGCCACCGCGATGCGCGGGATCGTCTGGCTCTCATCGATGACGCACGGCTCGAAGTCGTCTCCGCCCAGGTGCCTGAACCACTTGCCAGCGGCAAGGAGTTCATCCTTGCCGTCGCCGTCGATGTCGCCCTTGGCGAGCCCTTCTCCCTCCCCTCGGTAGATAGCGACGCGCTCCCAGTCCTCAGCGCGCGGATCGGCGGGGATGCGCGCCATGAATAGCGCCTTCTCGCGCTGGTTCCAGAAGACGAGTTCAGGCTTGCCATCGCCGTCGAAGTCTCCGAACAACTGATCGTGGTGCTGGTTCGCCCCGTCTCCCTTGATGACATGGCGCTTCCACGGCACGTTCGGATCGAAGTTCGGAGATGGGTTCTCCCACCAGAAGAGGCGGTTCCCGGTCCAGTCCTCGCCGAAGACGATGTCCAGATCGCCGTCGCCGTCGATGTCACAGAACGCCCCGCCTGCTTCGATAGGGATCGACTCCGGCTCGATGACGTAGCGCATGTAACCGTTGCGAGCCTTGCGGATCATCGTCAGCGCGGGAGCCGCCTTGCG is a window of Candidatus Poribacteria bacterium DNA encoding:
- a CDS encoding VCBS repeat-containing protein codes for the protein MVYIALWVGAASLALLALSARRAEAALQWDVLTSSLGHLPVAGPVEQTSCLILDVDGDGVDEIIIGCRKAAPALTMIRKARNGYMRYVIEPESIPIEAGGAFCDIDGDGDLDIVFGEDWTGNRLFWWENPSPNFDPNVPWKRHVIKGDGANQHHDQLFGDFDGDGKPELVFWNQREKALFMARIPADPRAEDWERVAIYRGEGEGLAKGDIDGDGKDELLAAGKWFRHLGGDDFEPCVIDESQTIPRIAVADLNGDGRLEVVMGPSDVVGRLRWYSFQGDPRRTSSWVAHELLDDDVYHTHSLAIADFDGDGALDIFAGEMRELQPGANQNPDATMWVFLGDGTGNFTPTELARERGVHEGKVGDFDGDGKPDIAAKPYCWNTPRLDLWLNRTPRR